The DNA region AAGTAGACCTAGTACTGGACAAAAATGTCATCATGAGAGTGCGACTGGAGACAACAAGGAGAAAGTGATTCCTGAAAACAAGATTAAATGGTCTAGTGATAAAAACCCAAAGAAACCTTGTTCTGTGTAAGTATCACGAGGGAGCCTATATGCTTATTTTTTACAACTGgaagtgtttgttgttgttatgagtTGCCATTGCTTGTCTGACAAAAATGATCTAAAAACTTTCAGTGAAGATCTTGAGGGACCAAtatgcattaggcctacatgctgtgttaagtcatatcaagtgcgtgagtaggcctactctatcTTACAATTTTCTAATAATTTCAGAAAATCAATTATGATGTTTTATTGAAGTAGTTTGAATAGATGATACAACACCATGAATTGATTCAAGCTTAATAGAGAAAAAACATTCCAGAATTCAGGAGACGTCTCACCTACACCAGACCCATCCCATCAAACCTCCAGGATGAAAAAGCACAGCTTGTTTCGGTCACCGGCCAATGTTAACTCAGTGTCTTGGAATCAAGCATTCAGACACAGGGGGGTGAAAAAAAAGGTGACCAGTGATGTCATGAAGGACATCTCCCTGTCGACGCACAAAAACAATATTGTGTGGTGCAGAAAGTGGCCAGATCCTCCCAGTGGCCAGTGCAGAAACAAGCTCAAGAGTCCTGGAGGCtctgggagggagggaaaagacaTGAACAAGGCCATGCCTGTGTTCACAGAAACAGGAAGAGGCTCAGGATGCCAGAGGTTTGTTTCACCCCAGACAGAGAGCTGtcttatgtttctttttttttttttttttaatttcagtgTTCAGAGGTATGGCAAATATTATCTCAAACCAGTGAAAGTTAAAGCTGTAAAGATGTCATCATAGTAAACTTACTGTGTATAATTAAGCAACATGACATGAGTGAGTATGAAGGTTAGGAAAGGAAAGGTTATCCCTACAGCTGTGCCCAGTGGGCCGGTTGACTTATCAATCCCAAATAACTTTCCCATGATCTCAAGCCTTGATGGCAAAGGCATGTCTGAGTGCAACATCATACTGACATACATCCATATATTTTTCAGAGTGGAGCAACTGCACAGGGCTGTTGTGTCCCCCTTCACCAAGAGGTTCCAGACCCCAATATTCTGGCATGGTCACCTGCGATCCCGGCCTCCGAAGTTCAGTGACAGATACACCACACTCCCACGATCCGCCCCACCTCAGACACTGCTAATTGAGTCAAGCAGGAGGATGTACTTTAACAAAGCCATTGACAAACCTTGGATGTAATATAAAGATATTTGTGATAGCGATTATATAATTCACTGAGCAGATTCactgagagtttttttttctctcttattGCGATACTGCATGGAGTTTTGTGTGCTGCCGTAGAGACAAGAAGCTAATGAAGTGAATATGATTAAATTCACTAGGACTTAAACACTGACTCACACGTCTATCACTGATCATTATGCTTAAGCAGCAGCAAGTTTACGGATCTATTGGAATGGAGGTTAAGCATATGTTGGGCTTGTCACCATGACCTGCCTTATCAGAATATCAAATCTACCCTGTATATGTCCCAACATATTGTTGCCTAATATGTGCCATTGATTTGGACAAGGTAACGAAGAACATTGGGAAAGGGTTAAATGTGTGTTGTTCAACCACTAGAGATCCTTCGTTGACAACTAGAGGGCAGTATTGATGTCTACTGAAACAATGTATGCTGCAGAGTATCTCAGTGGGGACACACAAGAATCGCAATTGTCATGTATCTTTATAAAACCATAAACTTTATATTGTTCATGATATGACCTTAACATTTTAGATTTCATCGTTCATTAAATCCTCCTGTGAGCAAGTTTAACGTGTTATCAACTAAAACAAAGACACGTTTTGTGCATACACAACAGGGCATATGTATTTATTACACATCTGTCTCATAAGAAGTCTTTgcttattaatattataaatattatttgCCCCAGATTAAGAACATCATTAAGTCAGAAAGAGAATGTTTATAATTTGTTGACATTTGTTCAacaagtaggctacttcaaaTTACTGCTGTTTGATATGACTATTTCTGCAGCCATTTAGTTGGTTCCCTACCATGATATGTAGCTGacaattaatatttaatataatattttaaatccAAATATGTTAATGTTTAAAAAGGCAGCCTTCCATCTTTGACCCAAATCAAGGCTTGGGATCATGGGAAAGTTATTTGGGATTGATAAGTCAACCGGCCTACTGGGCACCTGGGCAGCAGGCCAGCTCTCACTTGTCGGAAGCCTTAATATAGCAGCCGGTTAACTGATAGCCATGACATTAGGTATTTGAAGGGAGATGTAAAGAGGAAACAGAGGTCCCATGGCTTTCGGGTCACTATGGGACTCCCACCGTGCTCCTGTGAAAACTGTGTGGGTCAGCTGGGCCCTAAAGGTCCCCATATTGAAATGCTTTCTGGTTTTATAGATACCAACGACAGATATAAACTTTAAAGTTATTCATTATTTTCATGACTTGTTGGTCATGGATTAGACGCAATAAATAGGTTTGTAGCCACATCTAATGTTTCCAAGAGCTACTGTCAGAGATGCTCCTGCTTAAATAAGACAGTGAATTATGATCTCACATTCTTTTTTAGCCAGTGCTGTTACTTAAGATGTGCAGGTGTAAAATTTAATCAGCAAAGGAAGGCGGAAATAGTAAGTCAGAAATAGAAAGTCACACGACTCAAAAATGGCAAGTGAGCAGAGATGCAAGCTAATGCAACCTCATAATGGAAGCAGTGTGgggatgaaaaacaaaacatcactcTGGAAAAACATATGAACCATTACACACAGGATCTAAAGTGGCTCTCACCCAGTTCGAGTTCCACTTTCTGACCAACTGCAAACTTTCCATCCCCTAGCGACAGACAaccccctcaaacacacacctgttgcAAGAGAGTCCACCAGGGGAGCCTGACAGCTGATCCCTTTGGCGAAAGACTCCCTAATTACAAACAAACAGCTGGGAGTGCATGGCATTGTCGCCTTGTTGTATTCATGGGAATTGTAGTCATTTTTATAGCCCCCTCGGCATAATGTCCTTTGATTAATTAAGGATGTCTAAGATGATATGCATGATAAGTCTACatgtttattttcatatataaCAGGTTTACTTGTTTTGGCAGTGGTTTCCAACCCTCCCAGGTTTCCACTTGTCTTCACACCCCCATTTGTGATCattatcattacattacatttggcagaCGCGTTTTAACCCCAAAGTGACTCCCAACAAGGGAAGCTATCAGCTGAGTGTCAAGTTATCAGGCTTTTTTGTCCAGCATATTTGATTTACctaaatagttttttatatgaTTGAACACTATTTCATCTTTTTTCCATATTACACCAAACACATTTAAAAGCTTGTTGAAATTGACACTTACATTAGCAACTTGGAACTTGAAAAATGTAGCATTGAAGTAGTTCATGGCGGCAGTCGTGGATTGGAAAGACTTGAAAGTAGAAAAATGTTCCCTGCTTGTCAAgttttctatatattttttctatatttaCAGTTCTTGTTATGAGATGGGACATGTACACTGAGCTAACTTAGAGACAAAAAAGTAATTGTCTTGGAGGTTGCATGTACTGCACATAACATGTGTTGTATTCCCACCATGGCAGACTGCATAGGCTGGTCAGCTGTGCAGAAGCAGAGGTCACAGACTGTCCAGGTCATGACCTGCTGCTTCATCAGATTACGACCCAGCCACCTGCATGTCCACTGACTGTCTCAATCCTCAGTGGTATTCTTATTGGTTGCATTGGCCTGGTGAAATGCAAAACATCTGCACTTCTTTTTCTCGTAAATGTGTCGTCATTGGCTTGACTACCACTGGCATCCTGTATTGGCCATTAAGCATGTTTTGAAACGAAAATTCAACTAACTAGCAGCTTGCTTGTATAATATCTCATGAATTAACATGAACTCTCATTGGTCCTATAAACCATTCTTTACCTTTATCTTTTATGTAATGAACCACACACCATGTAGCCCCAATATGATCAGTCATTTGCATGTagcttttcttttcttgtaTGGAGGCTCTTCCTTTGACTTCTATTGTAGCAGATTCTATTGTAGTATATGACATAACACACACTTTattggttatgggatttggcagacgcttttgtccaaagcgacatgcaaataaaaacaatacaatagttacatTTAACAGTGAACAATTTAAAAtattggtaagactacattaatgagaatatcaataataaacaatgtcaattcaattaaTAGCATAAtgacaaaacaaatacaaatatacaaaccataactcaaaTGCTTGCATTGCAAGCATTGGGTAACTCATATTGTAGCAAATAATACATACTGGTATTATTGCATTATGTAGACAATATCCCCACAGGGAGCCTGTTAGTATACATCCTCCGTTTGAGACAGTGTGATTGCATTTTGAGGAGATGTGCTTGACATTTGTCAGTATCTTCAATTAGTCTCAGCATTTCTTTCATTCTACTGTTCTCTATTACTGGCTATATTGTGGGCCGGTTATTACTTTTCCACGTGTTGATGTCTCTCCTCAGATGTGGGAAGTGATATTGATTGTTGTGATGACAGCCCAGTTCAGTGGGCCAGGGTGTCTCtgtgacacaggaaaaaaagacatttccACTGTGTGATGCAGATGCACTGCAACTATTAACCGGAAAGGACATGCCCTGGATGTACAGTGCATTGTTATTATGACTTTACATATCAGGCCTGTCTGTGGACATGTTTTCCCAACAAAGTAATTAGTCATCCGCTCTCAGAAAACAAAGTGACATTTCCACAGGGTGTCGCACTTTAATTTCTAACCAAAAAGGATGTATATTAGGTGTACAGCACATACAGTGCATGATTGtcaggattattattatttgtgagCCTGGGGGACGAGGATGGGGCAGCCAGGGTCCCTCCCCCAGCGAGCAGGGCAGAGACAGGCTGATGAGCGCTGACACTTGGTGGCTGGCTGGAGAGGTGTGAGGGCCCGTCGGTGGCAGCTGAGGCCCAGGAAGGTCCCCACTTGGGCGAGCTGTCTCCTTGGCGTTGAGCAGAGGACACAGGTGGGGGGGCTATTTCAGGAGAGCTCCGTTATTGTGGCCGCAGATCTGGAAGCCACCCCAGTATCCCCctgcccctccccacacacacagacacacagaagcaTAGACACACCACCCGAGGGCAGGACAGTCCACTCTGGCCTTGGGAATTCAGGGAACTAAAGACCCAATGTTGACCCATGCAAGGAGACTTGGTCATGCTATGTAGAATATTCACAGAATTATATTTACTGTGGAGTGTGTCCAATCTTTGCCGTTCTTATCCCAGGTCAATGAAAATGGTCACATCTGGGGATCAGTGGTGACTGATGAAAGACCAAAACAAATCCATGTCAAATCCAAAACCGTAAATATGTTTCTGTCTCACAAGTGTTCTTTGGGCTATGTTATAAAGCTTTGATATCTGCCATATACTGTATAAGTGTCACTACTCCCCATCTTGTCCAATGACAGCATCAGTTTCCTAGTGGCCCAGTTGAAAGAGGTGCATGCTGGGTCTCATGTTACACTGTGCCAGGGCACTGGCATGTGTGCTGCGGGTGTCTGAAGCCTGTTTAAAGAGATGCATTAATTTAATGCTaagttgtgtgtactgtaaaacTCCTTGTTCTTACAGTTTAATAAGAGATAGGTTTTGTTCACACGTTTATTACTGGCAGTCAGGAGTCAAGATCTAAGCCATTTAGATACACAATATTGTCAGACAACTGCAGCTCAGCAGGACAGTTGTAACTATCGGAAACATAGCATCACAACTACATAATTACATTGTGAGTTAGCAACTAGCTTTTGTGAaacgtactgtaggcctaccccTGGTCATCACCAGCTGAGAGGAGTGACAGTCACATCAGGGCTGGAAAAATGTTATGAACAACAATGTTCCATTCATACACCCTGGGGAAAGCCTGAGAGTATTAGGCTAGCGTACTTACTAAAGGacattactgtaggctacatagtgGAAGGACAACACTTGAAAACAGGTTTACTGACCACACATAGATATTCTAATGTTAAAGATTAGAATTTACAAACCACTGGAGAACAGCTGCACTTAGTAAGTTGATTATTTGACCGGAAGACTATGACAATAACGATGCCATTTGCAGGCATGTGAGGCCATGCATGCACTCTGAATTATTCCTTATACTACCCATTCAGTGATATTTTAGGTTATCAGTCTCTCCACACAGGCCCGTGTGAAAAATATCTGGGCCACTGCCTGTTAAGAAGGGACAAACATATCCCGGCTGTTGGACGGCTGCTGATAGGCCTATGGCCCCGCCAATGGCTCCTTGAGTGTGGATGCTTGTATATTTTGAAAAGCATGGCCCGTCACATGCGGCTTTAAtcaaatatatgtatttatatatcaAATATTAAATACAACACCTACTGTTTCATTCTGTCCTTTCCTTGATTGCATCAATTAAGAATAacccaaatgtaggctatgctatatTGAAATAACAATATTCAAAGAGATATCTGTGTCCTTGTTGCACCCATGTCGTTTTAGTTTACTTAGGAAATTATAAAGCAACTTGCGAAACTGCAACATGTCAGTTTGAATCATGTCTATTAAAGACGCTAAAAGAAGGAGTCGGAAAGGCCATGCGTATGTGCTGGAACAGCTGAGGCTATCGAAGGCCCGCCTGGAATGCGGTAACCGGCGAGAGGAACAGCACATTTATGGATACTGCCTACCGCTACGTAACTTCACCCATTCGACTTTGCGTCCCCGTAGAGGGAGCCGGACACGACCGTCTCCACACATTTGGGAATTTTGATTTGTGGTTGGCATTTTCTCCGTCGATATAACCTGAGATTTCTATGACAGAAAGAAGTGGAATATTACTCTGAAGGAGGTAATTTaatttcaaatgttttttttcgtGTGACAATGTACCATGATAAAAATGCACCTGCTTCACCTGCTACCGTTAATTTCCACATCAAGGAACATGAAGGCCTACTTGGCTTAAGTAAATAACAACTAGGTCTATTAATAACtatgaaaatgcaaaatgacAAGTGATCGATTTAAATGGGCTACTAATTCATCACAGTGAAATGGGCAGGGCAGGCAATAGCTTATGTGTAGGCTTTGCCATGTAGCCTAAATTACTTTTGGCAACATTGGGCCTTTAGTATTCTTCCTTTTAACAGCATTCTCAGGTAACTAGAAGAGGTTTTGTTATGTATTGGACAAAAATCCGATGTCCCATTCCAAGAACATATTTCTGAGAAACTTTGTtaatttcttttatttattgattGTAATCATCTAAATAGTGAAAGTATATAACGATAATTTCTTGTAAAACTCCTCCATATTCATGTCAGGTGAATAATGTTTGCCATAAATAGGTAGTAATTTGACCGGGCCTATATTAGGAGTAGGTTATCCATGATTCATATGGCAGTTAGGCTAATGTAGGCCAAACACTGATTTGTGCTTTTATGCCATATTGTTCTGATGAACACATTTGTGTACATTTGCGACAGTGATATAGTTTGTTGTTAAAATGATTATGATATGTTAATGTGAAATAGATCAACACAAAGACATATTtaacactaaataaaaaaaattacaaataaaaaaattacattCAAATTCAGCAGTGCAAATTAGGCCTTTTGGATTTGGGCTACTTCGTCTTTTGTTTCAGGTATCTGAAACAGTGCAAGTCATTTAGGCAATGAAATGGCAGTGAGGCAGCGATCCAACTTCCATTAGTTTCAGCATTTGTAGTGGTTTTGCAAGATGTTGTCTGTTCTCTGGAACCTTCTAGAACAAGACCACCAAAACAGTAAAAGGGGGGTCATCTCAACTGTCTTTTGTTCATTCCTAGAGTATTATCAGTGTCAACAGAAATAGATCAGTGGCTGTCTCCTGGTCCTAGAGGTGGTGCCATGCCATGCAATACAAATGGCATTGGTGAATCATCTATTGTTGGTGCCATGTGTAAGCATTCCAAGTTAGGAAAAAAATTAAGCATTGTAAATCAGGTGGTAAGAATTAACTAATTCAACAATGGGGTTGAAGCAGTAAGTTGTTACTACACAACTGTTAATGACACCATATTTATAAAGTAGCGATGTCTCCTTTTATGCTATGCCCTTGGGTTTAGCTAGAAGAAAGTACTTTAAGCACAGCAAGTGTTGGGAACATGATACAGCTCAGTGACGTTAAGTTCATCAGGGGCAAAAAGGTTTATAGCTCAAACCCAGCAACCAAGCATTTTGACAGCTAAACATCCCCCAATACTACTACAGCAGCACAATTCAATTAATTTGGGAGTTTCACTGTAAAGGTGGTCCCTATGAGAAATAAAGCAGTACAGTAACCAAACAGTAGAGTAAATATGGCTTTACAACTCTGGGACTGGCACTGCAGACCGTTAGCCCTGGCAGCAAGAATCTCCTGGCACTTTTGTGAGGAGTCTGTTGACCGACATGTGGTGCTGACCCCCTCTCTGTCCCGCCACGTATCTCTGATCCAAAATAGCCCAGGTCACATGTCCTAAAACACAGAAGTGGGTTATAATTAGGGTCTGGACATTGTAGTGGCTCAGCATACTAGGGCAGCCGCCTCAATCTCTCTCAGCAATGGCTCCCACAGAGTAGGCCAAGAGGCCGCCATCTTGTTTCAAAGACACAACAGGGTAAAATGAACAAATTAAGGACTAGCCTATATATTTAGATTAAAAGATTTCACTATTCAAAAAACGGTTAAATGATTTTGAAATTTTGTTGTTGAGGGTTTTGACGAAGGATATAGTTCTTAgcatacattttattttcaggGTTAAAGGTTCTCTGAGTACGGTagggtaatgtcacttctgttgatgtttcaaacaaaacagagagctagttcgcccctccctcccgtgcaattgaagcTGGCGTGAATGCACATCTCgtcagtgattggctggaacagtttgctatgtttcatggtccaggctggaccaggctgtttttgttgccgttttttaagcctgggctgtccacaaaGACCTTGtttttttacactttttttttaggggacaggcagctagcggatcgtgatgagatgtttgctgtatgtgacaaaaatgttttagtttATTAACCGGGTAACATGACTTAAACTTGATGTAATGAAATtcaatgtctttttttcttctgagcTGGGGTATACATATACAATATCCTCCCCTCTTGAATCCAAAGTTATATTCTTTTTAAGGCTTGGAGATTTGAATATTATTAAACATTACTTTGACATGCAGACTCATGTGCATCTATACGTTCTGTCCAAACAGCCTCCAGTACAAGGAATTTGAAAGTGGGCTGCGTCACTGAGTGTGAAGGAGAGCAACCATGGCTGAAGTGGCGAGCATGAGC from Alosa alosa isolate M-15738 ecotype Scorff River chromosome 9, AALO_Geno_1.1, whole genome shotgun sequence includes:
- the LOC125300365 gene encoding uncharacterized protein LOC125300365, which codes for MTENTCSFNEDQERHSTMSLIECGDAYCDGNIDQHGPDHSDFGAWFDCYNDFSTTDRQFLKISIDQRKDGAGTRRTVNYCNIPAVFIDRSKLGRARCIKLCQSQGQEVDRHPDCDLTSRPSTGQKCHHESATGDNKEKVIPENKIKWSSDKNPKKPCSVEDLEGPICIRPTCCVKSYQNSGDVSPTPDPSHQTSRMKKHSLFRSPANVNSVSWNQAFRHRGVKKKVTSDVMKDISLSTHKNNIVWCRKWPDPPSGQCRNKLKSPGGSGREGKDMNKAMPVFTETGRGSGCQRVEQLHRAVVSPFTKRFQTPIFWHGHLRSRPPKFSDRYTTLPRSAPPQTLLIESSRRMYFNKAIDKPWM